A stretch of DNA from Micromonospora sp. NBC_01813:
GTCCCAACCGTCGTCTGGGCCGCTATGAATCGCTCCGTCGTTGGCGCATCTTCCTAGCGGTGAGGAACGCCGACTGCCAGGGGAAGTCGGCGCGTCTGTCGGTGCCGGTGCCTGGTGGGTGCGGTATCCAGCCGTCGTCTGGTCCGGAGATGACCCGCACGCCTTCGGCGCGTAGGTCGGCGATGGAGCGTTGGAACGGGGCGCGGGTGGCCAGGGCAGTGTTGACGAACGGCACCACGACGGTGGGGACGCCGCGTCCGATCAGTTCGGCGGTCGATGTCAGCGGGTAGGTGTCGGCGACGCCGCTGGCGAGCTTGTTGACCGTGTTGTACGTCGCCGGCGCGATGATCAGCGCGTCCACCGGCGGCATGGTCCGTAGACCACCGTCGTCTGGGGTCTGGTACGAGCCGCGTACGGGGCTGCCGGTCAGTTGGGTGATGGCGGAGACGTCGATGAAGTCGAGTGCGCTGGCGGTGGCGACGACAGTCGTCGTCCACGACCGCTCCTGTGCCGTTTCGACGAGC
This window harbors:
- a CDS encoding flavoprotein yields the protein MAASGHLRIVVCGAGPAADVLRLVETAQERSWTTTVVATASALDFIDVSAITQLTGSPVRGSYQTPDDGGLRTMPPVDALIIAPATYNTVNKLASGVADTYPLTSTAELIGRGVPTVVVPFVNTALATRAPFQRSIADLRAEGVRVISGPDDGWIPHPPGTGTDRRADFPWQSAFLTARKMRQRRSDS